One window from the genome of Xenorhabdus bovienii SS-2004 encodes:
- the aroL gene encoding shikimate kinase AroL: MKQTLFIVGARGAGKTTIGKLLAEALSYTFIDTDESIQAFCGMTIADLVEQYGWTHFRELESQILKNASQNKCVISTGGGMILSSENRQYMQQNGIVVYLQAPAEVLIKRLSLNPENTQRPSLTGKSITEEIESILTEREQLYRECANFIVDANSSTENISSLINGYILNQKIG, encoded by the coding sequence ATGAAACAGACTCTATTCATCGTAGGCGCACGAGGTGCTGGGAAGACGACAATAGGTAAGTTGTTGGCTGAAGCACTATCGTATACGTTTATTGATACTGATGAAAGTATTCAAGCCTTTTGTGGAATGACTATTGCTGACCTTGTTGAACAATATGGTTGGACACATTTCAGGGAATTAGAAAGTCAAATACTAAAAAATGCCAGTCAGAATAAGTGCGTTATTTCAACGGGAGGCGGAATGATACTGTCGTCTGAAAACCGCCAGTATATGCAACAAAATGGTATTGTGGTTTATTTACAGGCTCCAGCGGAAGTTTTAATCAAACGACTATCGCTCAACCCAGAAAATACACAGCGCCCCAGTCTGACAGGTAAATCGATCACAGAAGAAATCGAAAGCATCTTGACTGAAAGAGAGCAATTATACCGTGAATGTGCAAATTTCATTGTGGATGCCAATTCTTCGACAGAAAATATTTCATCTTTAATTAATGGCTATATTTTAAACCAAAAAATAGGGTGA
- a CDS encoding IS1 family transposase (programmed frameshift), whose protein sequence is MAKVDVYCRYCHKSEQVKGHGKGNGGHPRYRCYSCCKVFQLAYTYQACKPGVKEQIVDIAMNNGGIRDTARILKVATATVMKTLKNLRPRNVTTLPLAECGIQIVCEIDEQWSFVGNKKNQRWLWYAWEPRLKRIVAHVFGDRSRKTLDKLLTLLSSFTIRFYCTDDYVVYDPLPEEEHLTGKAFTQRIERTNLTHRTRIKRLNRKTIGYSKSEEMHDKVIGTFIEREHYF, encoded by the exons ATGGCCAAAGTTGATGTCTATTGCCGTTATTGCCACAAATCAGAACAGGTCAAAGGACATGGGAAAGGAAATGGCGGACATCCTCGTTATCGCTGTTATAGCTGCTGTAAGGTCTTTCAGTTGGCGTATACCTATCAGGCCTGCAAACCCGGCGTTAAAGAACAGATTGTCGATATCGCGATGAATAACGGGGGAATTCGTGACACCGCTCGGATCCTGAAAGTCGCCACCGCCACCGTCATGAAAACATTAAAAA ACCTCAGACCCCGAAACGTAACGACACTTCCCCTTGCGGAATGTGGCATCCAGATTGTCTGTGAAATCGACGAGCAATGGTCGTTTGTCGGCAATAAGAAAAACCAACGCTGGCTTTGGTATGCTTGGGAACCCCGCCTGAAGCGAATAGTGGCTCATGTTTTTGGCGATCGCAGTCGAAAAACGTTAGACAAGCTGCTTACCCTCTTATCTTCCTTTACTATTCGGTTTTACTGCACGGATGACTATGTTGTTTATGACCCACTTCCCGAGGAAGAGCACTTGACTGGAAAGGCGTTTACTCAGCGTATAGAGAGAACGAATTTAACGCATCGTACCCGAATCAAAAGGCTGAATAGAAAAACCATTGGGTATTCAAAATCGGAAGAAATGCACGATAAAGTGATAGGAACCTTTATTGAACGTGAACATTATTTTTAA
- the proA gene encoding glutamate-5-semialdehyde dehydrogenase — protein sequence MLEQMGKAAKAASWQLAQLSTSQKNQALSHIADLLEKETEVILAANQQDMEQAREQNMSEALLDRLLLTPGRLSAIANDVRQVCRLADPVGQILDGQSLDNGLQLSRRRVPLGVIGVIYEARPNVTIDVASLCLKTGNAVILRGGKETHHTNQVMVKVIQQALEQSGLPATAVQAIGKPDRELVAELLKMNSYVDMLIPRGGAGLHKLCREQSTIPVITGGIGVCHTFVDESVDVEKALDVITNAKVQRPSACNSLETLLIHEQIASDFLPALSARMKEQGVTLHAGVSAMALLKEGPAKVVEVIEEDYCDEWLSLDMNVEIVSGIDQAISHIRTYGTAHSDAILTESLQQADYFVSHVDSSAVYVNASTRFTDGGQFGLGAEVAVSTQKLHSRGPMGLDALTTYKWIGYGDYLSRR from the coding sequence ATGCTAGAGCAGATGGGAAAAGCAGCTAAAGCAGCATCATGGCAACTGGCTCAATTGAGTACCAGCCAGAAAAATCAGGCTCTGAGTCATATTGCTGACTTGCTTGAAAAAGAAACAGAAGTGATTCTTGCCGCTAATCAGCAAGATATGGAACAGGCTCGTGAACAAAACATGAGTGAAGCACTGCTTGATCGATTATTGCTGACACCTGGACGATTGAGTGCCATCGCCAATGATGTGCGTCAGGTTTGTCGTCTGGCTGATCCGGTTGGGCAGATTCTAGATGGGCAATCATTGGACAATGGTCTGCAACTTAGTCGTCGCCGTGTTCCTCTGGGCGTTATCGGCGTGATTTATGAAGCTCGTCCAAATGTCACGATTGATGTAGCCTCACTGTGCCTGAAAACCGGAAATGCAGTTATCTTGCGTGGTGGCAAGGAAACTCATCATACCAATCAGGTCATGGTTAAAGTTATTCAGCAGGCGCTGGAGCAAAGTGGTTTACCTGCCACTGCGGTTCAGGCCATCGGTAAACCCGATCGTGAGTTAGTTGCTGAATTGCTGAAAATGAATAGCTATGTTGATATGTTGATCCCGCGTGGCGGGGCTGGTTTGCATAAACTTTGTCGTGAACAATCGACTATTCCAGTTATCACCGGGGGGATTGGTGTCTGCCACACATTCGTAGACGAAAGTGTCGATGTTGAAAAAGCGCTGGATGTGATCACCAATGCAAAAGTTCAGCGCCCAAGTGCCTGTAATTCCTTGGAAACTTTACTGATACATGAACAAATTGCGTCTGATTTTCTGCCAGCATTGAGTGCCAGAATGAAAGAGCAGGGGGTGACACTGCATGCAGGAGTATCTGCGATGGCACTGCTGAAAGAGGGTCCGGCCAAGGTCGTTGAAGTAATAGAAGAAGATTACTGTGATGAATGGCTGTCACTGGATATGAATGTTGAGATTGTCAGTGGTATCGATCAGGCTATTAGTCATATCCGCACATATGGTACTGCTCATTCGGATGCTATCCTGACAGAGAGCTTGCAACAGGCTGATTATTTTGTCAGTCATGTGGATTCATCGGCCGTGTATGTGAATGCAAGTACTCGGTTTACTGATGGCGGCCAGTTTGGTCTGGGGGCAGAAGTTGCTGTCAGTACCCAGAAGTTACACTCCAGAGGCCCGATGGGGCTGGATGCGTTGACGACTTATAAGTGGATTGGCTATGGCGATTATCTATCCCGTCGCTAA